A single genomic interval of Porphyromonas sp. oral taxon 275 harbors:
- a CDS encoding malate dehydrogenase, with translation MSYLTQDKLTIVGAAGMIGSNMAQTAAMMALTPNICLYDPFPTGLEGVAEEIRHCGFEGLNLTFTSDIKEALTGAKYVVSSGGAPRKDGMTREDLLKGNAEIAAQLGKDIKAYCPDVRHVVIIFNPADITGLVTLIHSGLRPEQVTTLAALDSTRLQSELAKHFGVAQSEVVGARTYGGHGEAMAVFSSGATVAGKPLSSLIGTEALSEATWAEIKERVTKGGANIIKLRGRSSFQSPAYVSIEMIRAAMGGAPFRWPAGCYVNIDGMDHVVMGMETVLDKDGVHYSHELKGSEAEKAALKKSYEHLVKMRDEVIGMGVIPAVADWSKVNPNL, from the coding sequence GCGCTGCTGGTATGATCGGGTCAAACATGGCACAGACTGCTGCCATGATGGCTCTGACGCCTAACATCTGTCTCTATGACCCCTTCCCCACGGGACTCGAGGGTGTCGCGGAGGAAATCCGCCACTGTGGCTTCGAGGGGCTGAACCTTACCTTTACCTCTGATATCAAGGAGGCTCTCACCGGGGCTAAGTACGTAGTATCCTCGGGTGGCGCTCCTCGTAAGGACGGCATGACCCGCGAGGATCTGCTCAAGGGCAACGCTGAGATCGCAGCCCAGCTGGGTAAGGATATCAAGGCTTACTGCCCCGATGTCCGCCACGTAGTCATTATCTTCAACCCCGCTGACATCACGGGGCTCGTCACTCTGATCCACTCCGGGCTACGTCCCGAGCAGGTCACGACCCTCGCTGCTCTCGACTCTACGCGTCTGCAGAGCGAGCTCGCCAAGCACTTCGGCGTAGCACAGAGCGAAGTCGTAGGGGCTCGTACCTACGGTGGCCACGGTGAGGCTATGGCTGTCTTCTCGAGCGGTGCTACCGTCGCTGGCAAGCCGCTCTCCTCGCTCATCGGTACCGAGGCGCTGTCCGAGGCTACCTGGGCTGAGATCAAGGAACGCGTCACGAAGGGCGGTGCCAACATCATCAAGCTCCGTGGTCGCTCCTCCTTCCAGAGCCCTGCCTATGTCTCTATCGAGATGATCCGCGCTGCTATGGGTGGTGCTCCCTTCCGTTGGCCCGCTGGCTGCTATGTCAATATCGACGGTATGGACCATGTCGTCATGGGCATGGAGACGGTGCTCGACAAGGATGGTGTACACTACAGCCACGAGCTCAAGGGGAGCGAAGCCGAGAAGGCTGCACTCAAGAAGAGCTACGAGCATCTGGTGAAGATGCGCGACGAGGTCATCGGCATGGGCGTCATCCCTGCTGTGGCTGATTGGAGCAAGGTTAACCCCAATCTCTAG